Proteins from a single region of Pseudomonadota bacterium:
- a CDS encoding glycosyltransferase produces MMYADTPRSRSMVARLEERYPNASANVVLAPRNVIQPLWAKCLEPALMRFACDALADKQPQMSARRTLTVSQFAFIALLLTCAFVWVTANASSFFSTVAILFGGLYFMLSILRLFACVRSSPAPDGPNTRIADSDLPPYSVLVAVYDEAVVVPQLVRELLALDYPADLLDIQILTEECDVETRAALKQCTLPDHIAVITVPNGHPRTKPKALNFDLPLTRGRFVAVFDAEDRPDPDQLRRAVAAYRAYDARKVSRPSMRPLGCLQAALHVTNKRDGFLARHFQLEYVALFDALLPVLSNLGLPLPLGGTSNHFFGIR; encoded by the coding sequence ATGATGTATGCAGATACACCGCGCTCTCGCAGCATGGTCGCACGTCTCGAGGAGCGTTACCCGAATGCTTCGGCGAACGTTGTTCTGGCGCCGCGCAACGTTATCCAACCCCTCTGGGCGAAATGCCTTGAGCCCGCGCTGATGCGGTTTGCCTGCGACGCGCTTGCCGACAAGCAACCTCAAATGAGCGCGCGCAGAACGCTCACCGTTTCACAATTCGCCTTCATAGCACTCTTGCTGACCTGCGCGTTCGTTTGGGTTACGGCAAACGCCAGCAGTTTCTTTTCGACAGTAGCGATCCTATTCGGTGGCCTCTACTTCATGCTGTCGATCCTCCGGCTGTTTGCGTGCGTGCGATCCAGTCCCGCACCTGATGGACCAAATACGCGCATCGCCGATAGCGACTTGCCGCCATACTCAGTGCTTGTTGCGGTTTACGACGAAGCTGTAGTGGTCCCACAGCTGGTTCGGGAACTGCTGGCTCTCGATTACCCGGCAGACTTGTTGGATATCCAGATTCTCACCGAAGAGTGCGATGTTGAAACGCGCGCCGCATTGAAGCAATGCACGCTGCCAGATCACATCGCTGTCATAACAGTTCCCAATGGTCATCCAAGAACGAAGCCCAAGGCGCTCAACTTCGACTTGCCGCTGACCCGTGGCCGGTTTGTTGCGGTCTTCGACGCCGAAGACCGGCCCGATCCCGATCAACTTCGGCGCGCCGTAGCCGCCTACCGTGCCTATGACGCGAGAAAGGTCAGCAGGCCGAGCATGCGACCACTTGGCTGCCTGCAGGCGGCGCTACACGTCACAAATAAACGAGACGGCTTCCTCGCCCGTCACTTCCAACTCGAATATGTCGCGCTTTTTGATGCGCTTCTGCCCGTGCTTTCAAATCTGGGGCTGCCGCTGCCCCTTGGCGGCACCTCGAACCACTTCTTCGGTATTAGGTAG
- the metZ gene encoding O-succinylhomoserine sulfhydrylase, with amino-acid sequence MTRPLHPDTALVHGGSLRTAFGETSEALFLTQSFVYASAEEAEARFDGSDPGFIYSRFSNPTVKMLEDRLAVLEGAEACRTMASGMAAVTAAMLCSLSAGDHVVAAQALFGSCRYVVEDLLPRYGIETTLIDGRDLSAWQNAVRPNTKVFFLETPSNPTLEVIDLRAVAAIAHDAGAKLYVDNVFATPLYQRPLAFGADVVIYSATKHMDGQGRCLGGAVLASQKWVDDHLHTFLRQTGPSLSPFNAWVILKSLETFSLRVNRQTDTASALADRLAAHTRVSRVYYPHRADHPDFKVASNQMERGGTLIAFEVDGEKPETFAFLNRLQIVKISNNLGDAKSLVTHPSTTTHQRLDEAERLRLGIQPNLVRLSVGLENVEDLWTDLNEALNG; translated from the coding sequence GTGACCCGACCTCTCCACCCCGACACCGCATTGGTTCATGGCGGCAGCTTGCGGACAGCTTTTGGCGAGACGTCCGAGGCTCTGTTTCTCACCCAAAGCTTCGTCTACGCCTCCGCCGAAGAAGCTGAAGCTCGGTTTGACGGCTCCGACCCGGGCTTCATCTACTCAAGGTTTTCCAACCCAACCGTGAAAATGCTGGAGGATCGCTTGGCCGTTCTGGAGGGCGCCGAGGCGTGCCGAACCATGGCTTCGGGCATGGCAGCGGTGACGGCGGCCATGCTGTGTTCTTTGTCGGCAGGTGACCACGTCGTTGCCGCACAGGCGCTGTTCGGCTCATGCCGTTACGTCGTCGAGGATCTTCTGCCGCGTTACGGCATAGAAACGACCCTTATTGATGGGCGGGACCTGTCCGCCTGGCAAAATGCGGTACGGCCAAACACCAAAGTCTTCTTTTTGGAGACGCCTTCGAACCCAACCCTCGAAGTGATCGACCTCCGTGCCGTCGCAGCAATTGCGCACGATGCAGGTGCAAAACTGTACGTCGACAATGTCTTTGCGACACCCTTGTATCAACGACCGTTGGCGTTCGGAGCCGATGTTGTCATCTATTCCGCAACCAAGCACATGGATGGGCAAGGCCGATGTTTGGGCGGCGCAGTGCTGGCCAGCCAGAAATGGGTCGACGACCACCTTCACACCTTCTTGCGTCAGACCGGCCCGAGCCTTTCCCCGTTCAATGCCTGGGTGATCCTGAAGAGCCTCGAAACCTTCTCCTTGAGGGTCAACAGGCAAACCGACACTGCCAGCGCTCTTGCGGACCGGCTGGCCGCCCATACCCGCGTTTCGCGCGTATATTATCCCCACCGAGCGGACCATCCCGACTTTAAAGTGGCCTCCAATCAAATGGAGCGGGGCGGAACTTTGATTGCGTTCGAAGTTGACGGTGAGAAGCCGGAAACCTTCGCATTTCTCAATCGCCTGCAGATCGTCAAAATCTCAAACAATCTTGGCGATGCGAAAAGCCTGGTTACGCATCCGTCGACCACGACACATCAGCGCCTTGACGAAGCGGAACGGCTAAGGCTGGGCATTCAACCCAACCTCGTTCGCTTATCAGTGGGCCTTGAAAACGTCGAAGACCTTTGGACCGACCTCAACGAGGCACTCAACGGTTAA
- a CDS encoding tellurite resistance TerB family protein produces the protein MSDISAQDALIMLMVMVSASDRSMNDQELSKIGQVVSSFPVFEGYSEERLMLTVETASHALSEDEGLKSVLSAVASAVPDRLRDTAYACGVEVAAADLSLEQEELRMLQIIRDTLGLDKLTVAAIERSAMARYRGA, from the coding sequence ATGTCCGACATATCTGCCCAGGATGCGCTTATCATGCTTATGGTCATGGTATCGGCTTCCGACCGATCGATGAACGATCAGGAGCTCTCGAAAATCGGCCAGGTTGTTTCCTCATTCCCGGTCTTTGAAGGCTACTCCGAGGAGCGGTTGATGCTGACGGTCGAAACAGCCAGCCACGCGCTTTCCGAAGATGAGGGCCTGAAGTCGGTTCTTTCCGCGGTCGCGAGCGCCGTTCCCGATCGCCTGCGCGATACCGCCTATGCGTGCGGTGTCGAGGTTGCGGCAGCCGACTTGTCGCTTGAGCAGGAAGAGCTGCGCATGCTGCAAATCATACGCGATACACTCGGTCTCGATAAACTCACCGTCGCGGCCATCGAACGCTCTGCCATGGCTCGATATCGAGGCGCCTGA
- a CDS encoding ion transporter, whose amino-acid sequence MRERIEALLTSRRFEIAITTLIVLNAITLGLETSDWAMRNFGGLLIAIDRAVLVIFVVELLLRFYVYRTRFFHDPWRVFDFVIVGVALMPATGNLSVLRALRILRVLRLVSMVPSLRRVVGGLISALPGMGSIMALLGIIFYVFSVVATKLYGAGEGACEAVAGRCEQMVEWFGNLGASAYSLFQIMTLESWSMGIVRPVMEVHPFAWLFFLPFILCTTFTVLNLFIGIIVSAMQAEHEATAEEERANLGDQQKLILDEVKALRAEITTLKEFGNR is encoded by the coding sequence ATGCGCGAACGCATTGAAGCTTTGCTGACGTCGCGAAGGTTTGAGATCGCGATCACCACGCTCATTGTTCTCAACGCGATCACCTTGGGGCTAGAAACATCGGACTGGGCCATGCGAAACTTCGGTGGCTTGCTGATTGCCATAGATCGCGCGGTCCTGGTGATCTTTGTCGTTGAACTGCTGCTGCGCTTTTACGTCTATCGGACAAGGTTTTTCCACGATCCATGGCGGGTTTTTGACTTCGTCATCGTCGGCGTTGCGCTTATGCCGGCAACCGGCAACTTGTCGGTCTTGCGAGCGTTACGCATCTTGCGCGTCTTGCGTTTGGTTTCCATGGTGCCATCGCTTCGCCGGGTTGTCGGCGGACTGATCTCAGCGCTGCCGGGCATGGGCTCGATCATGGCGCTTCTGGGTATCATCTTTTACGTGTTTTCCGTCGTAGCAACAAAGCTTTACGGTGCCGGCGAAGGCGCGTGCGAGGCCGTTGCAGGTCGCTGCGAACAGATGGTCGAATGGTTCGGCAACCTCGGCGCCTCGGCCTATTCTCTGTTCCAGATCATGACCCTTGAAAGCTGGTCGATGGGAATTGTCCGACCCGTGATGGAGGTTCACCCGTTTGCGTGGTTGTTTTTCCTGCCCTTCATTTTGTGCACCACTTTCACAGTGCTGAACCTTTTCATCGGTATCATCGTGTCGGCGATGCAGGCTGAGCATGAGGCAACAGCTGAAGAGGAGCGCGCCAATCTCGGCGACCAGCAAAAACTCATCCTCGACGAAGTGAAGGCACTGCGGGCCGAGATCACCACACTCAAGGAATTCGGCAACCGTTAG
- the apaG gene encoding Co2+/Mg2+ efflux protein ApaG produces MYQAVTANIQVTVEPRFLPEESEPSSDRYFFAYSVEIANRGESVVQVRARYWRITDGIGRVQEIRGAGVVGEEPVIHPGESFRYTSGCPLETPTGIMVGHYAVETLDGERFTIDIPAFSLDAPFADRTLN; encoded by the coding sequence ATGTATCAAGCCGTGACCGCCAACATCCAGGTAACGGTTGAACCTCGCTTTCTACCCGAGGAATCCGAGCCATCATCGGATCGTTATTTCTTCGCCTACTCCGTTGAGATCGCCAATCGCGGCGAGAGCGTGGTTCAAGTGCGGGCCCGGTATTGGCGCATTACCGATGGCATCGGCCGCGTCCAGGAAATACGGGGGGCTGGTGTCGTGGGGGAAGAGCCCGTTATCCATCCGGGCGAGAGCTTTCGGTATACATCGGGGTGTCCACTGGAAACCCCTACCGGTATCATGGTGGGCCATTACGCTGTAGAGACCCTCGATGGCGAACGTTTTACCATTGATATTCCAGCTTTTTCGCTCGATGCGCCGTTTGCCGATCGCACGCTCAACTAA
- a CDS encoding DUF6471 domain-containing protein codes for MPERTDWEAKAANLLKAELKREGVTYAQLAQKLSELGIDEKEANIRNKLSRGKFSAAFLLQCAKAIDIDSLRVA; via the coding sequence ATGCCCGAACGAACAGACTGGGAGGCCAAGGCAGCGAACCTCCTTAAGGCTGAGTTAAAACGCGAAGGCGTGACCTATGCGCAACTAGCTCAGAAACTCTCTGAGCTTGGTATTGACGAGAAAGAGGCCAACATCCGTAATAAGTTATCGAGGGGTAAGTTTAGCGCGGCGTTTCTTCTGCAGTGCGCAAAAGCCATAGATATCGATAGTTTACGCGTAGCTTAA
- a CDS encoding glycosyltransferase — protein MKAGGWDPYNVTEDADLGIRLARHGYATATIWSTTREDAPRHFVPWLRQRSRWFKGWWQTWLVHMRSPLALLRDLGPKGFTAFQLTLLAVLVSMLIHPFFFAAIVWSTIELVRAPPAADSLETLLYGLACANFLLGYVAAGALIWAGGLRRGLPNASPWVTVQIPVYWLLMSAAGYLALWELIWRPHHWHKTPHTPAKQSAEIEDDPTAKWATQPHFQTAE, from the coding sequence GTGAAGGCGGGTGGCTGGGACCCCTATAACGTCACCGAAGATGCCGACCTTGGCATCCGGTTGGCCCGGCATGGTTATGCGACCGCGACGATTTGGTCGACAACGCGGGAAGATGCACCGCGACATTTCGTTCCGTGGCTGCGGCAACGCTCGCGGTGGTTCAAGGGATGGTGGCAAACGTGGCTTGTCCATATGCGCAGCCCCCTTGCCCTGCTCCGTGACCTCGGTCCGAAGGGCTTTACGGCCTTTCAGTTGACCTTGCTCGCAGTGCTTGTCTCGATGCTCATTCACCCCTTTTTCTTTGCAGCAATCGTCTGGTCGACCATCGAATTGGTGCGCGCGCCTCCAGCTGCGGACAGCCTCGAGACCCTCTTGTACGGCTTGGCTTGCGCCAACTTTTTGCTCGGCTACGTTGCGGCTGGTGCACTTATTTGGGCGGGCGGTCTCAGGCGCGGGCTACCAAACGCATCACCGTGGGTGACCGTCCAAATTCCCGTCTACTGGTTGCTGATGTCCGCTGCGGGCTACCTGGCGCTCTGGGAGCTGATTTGGCGACCACACCATTGGCATAAGACACCGCACACGCCAGCCAAGCAATCCGCCGAAATCGAGGATGATCCAACGGCGAAATGGGCGACGCAGCCGCACTTTCAGACCGCCGAATAG
- a CDS encoding 2'-deoxycytidine 5'-triphosphate deaminase, producing the protein MPEPLPPFGPHDGILPDSDIQALVSAGRITHATPLDDDQVQPASLDLRLGKTAHRIKASFLPGASRTVAERLETLALHTMSLEGGAVLEAGCIYLVELQESLDLPPEVKGTTNPKSSTGRLDIFTRVITDKGTVFDQVPGGYTGPLYLEVAPQSFPILVTPGSRLSQLRFRCGNEVLSDKELRSLHGRLGLVSGAEPLFHNGLTVSIDLKGDENGLIGYRARRPGGLVRVDDEAVLDREDYWEPLFASPSGTLIFDPAAFYILVSREAVHVPADYAAEMVPFDPLVGEFRVHYAGFFDPGFGAPEAGGTGARAVLEVRSHEVPFLVEHGQTIGRLVFEPMRNRPTQLYGAGGRSNYQAQGLKLSKHFRS; encoded by the coding sequence GTGCCAGAACCGTTACCGCCGTTTGGACCGCATGATGGCATTTTGCCTGATAGTGATATCCAAGCTCTTGTGTCCGCTGGTCGGATCACGCACGCCACACCGCTCGACGACGACCAGGTTCAACCGGCCAGTCTCGATCTGCGACTGGGTAAGACGGCCCACCGCATCAAGGCTAGCTTTCTGCCGGGCGCTAGCCGGACCGTTGCCGAAAGGCTCGAGACGCTCGCCCTGCACACGATGTCTCTTGAAGGGGGGGCTGTCCTCGAAGCCGGGTGCATTTACCTTGTTGAGTTGCAGGAGAGCCTCGATCTGCCGCCTGAGGTGAAGGGGACGACTAACCCTAAAAGCTCGACCGGGCGTCTCGACATCTTCACCCGAGTGATCACCGACAAGGGGACTGTTTTCGATCAGGTGCCCGGCGGTTACACCGGCCCGCTCTATCTCGAAGTTGCCCCGCAAAGCTTCCCAATTCTGGTGACACCTGGTTCGCGCCTATCGCAGCTACGGTTCCGGTGCGGAAACGAGGTTCTGTCCGACAAGGAGCTCAGGAGTCTTCACGGCCGGCTTGGCCTTGTAAGCGGAGCTGAGCCGCTTTTCCATAACGGTCTCACGGTATCCATCGATCTTAAGGGGGACGAAAACGGTCTTATCGGCTACCGGGCACGACGGCCGGGCGGTTTGGTTCGCGTGGATGATGAGGCAGTCCTTGACCGTGAAGATTATTGGGAGCCACTGTTTGCCAGTCCCTCTGGCACGCTGATCTTCGATCCTGCGGCCTTCTATATTCTCGTCAGCCGTGAGGCTGTTCATGTGCCGGCCGACTATGCAGCGGAGATGGTTCCCTTTGATCCATTGGTCGGCGAGTTTCGCGTGCATTATGCAGGGTTTTTTGATCCAGGGTTTGGTGCCCCGGAGGCTGGAGGAACGGGCGCCAGAGCGGTGCTTGAAGTTCGATCGCATGAGGTCCCGTTTCTGGTTGAGCACGGCCAAACGATCGGGCGATTGGTTTTCGAGCCCATGCGAAACAGGCCCACGCAGCTGTACGGTGCAGGCGGGCGTTCGAACTACCAGGCGCAAGGCCTGAAGCTGTCCAAACATTTCCGAAGCTAA
- a CDS encoding sterol desaturase family protein, translated as MPEFSEASVRLAAFVSIFAAMAVFEQLLPRRDRYPARARRWVTNWGMLIVDAIVLRIVFPTAAVGVALWAETANFGLFNTFDVPLVFAAIICIVVLDFVVWLEHVASHHWQWLWRIHKVHHADVDLDVTSALRFHPLEIIISMVWKGAVVAILGAPAIAVLIFEIILNGMAMFNHSNVRVPNWLDKIIRQFVVTPDMHRIHHSIIERETNTNYGFNLSIWDRLFGVYTVEPEKGQAGLVIGLAEHQDPRPTGLLWSLLLPFQSHAKLDETAIANITQQTARRGLNSNPAGQEETQSG; from the coding sequence GTGCCGGAATTCTCTGAAGCATCAGTACGCCTAGCGGCTTTTGTAAGCATCTTCGCAGCAATGGCTGTGTTCGAGCAGCTGCTGCCGCGTCGTGACCGGTATCCAGCCCGCGCCCGACGCTGGGTGACGAACTGGGGCATGCTAATCGTTGACGCGATCGTCCTGCGGATCGTTTTCCCCACCGCTGCAGTCGGTGTCGCACTGTGGGCCGAGACGGCAAATTTTGGCCTGTTCAACACCTTTGATGTGCCGCTCGTATTTGCTGCCATCATCTGCATTGTGGTCCTGGATTTTGTGGTTTGGCTCGAGCATGTCGCCTCACATCACTGGCAATGGTTGTGGCGCATTCACAAGGTCCATCATGCTGATGTCGACCTTGATGTGACCAGCGCGCTGAGATTTCACCCGTTGGAGATCATCATCTCCATGGTTTGGAAGGGCGCTGTAGTTGCGATCCTCGGGGCGCCAGCGATCGCCGTTTTGATCTTCGAGATCATCTTGAATGGCATGGCGATGTTCAATCACTCGAATGTCAGAGTTCCAAACTGGTTGGACAAGATCATTCGGCAGTTCGTCGTGACGCCCGACATGCACCGTATTCATCACTCGATCATCGAGCGCGAAACAAACACGAATTACGGCTTCAACCTGTCGATCTGGGATCGTCTCTTCGGCGTTTACACGGTCGAGCCCGAGAAGGGGCAAGCAGGCTTGGTGATCGGTCTTGCCGAGCACCAGGATCCGCGCCCAACGGGCCTGCTTTGGAGCCTGCTGCTACCGTTTCAGTCGCATGCAAAGCTGGACGAGACTGCCATTGCCAACATTACCCAGCAGACCGCGCGGCGGGGCCTTAATTCAAACCCAGCGGGTCAAGAGGAAACGCAGTCAGGATGA
- a CDS encoding CDP-alcohol phosphatidyltransferase family protein, giving the protein MLDGKMRVVIDPPLNAFGKRLAAMGLTADGVTLLGLGFGLLCGALIGLGAYGWALVFLILSRLADGLDGAVARATQKTDRGGYLDIVCDYAFYAAVPLGFAIADPAANAIAACVLLFAFYINGGSFLGYAILAEKHQMTTELRGSKSLYFTGGLAEGTETIAVFALACLVPAWFPWLAYGFAAITLITAVSRIIMAWQTFDPDSA; this is encoded by the coding sequence ATGCTCGACGGAAAAATGCGGGTCGTGATCGATCCCCCGCTCAATGCGTTCGGCAAGCGGCTAGCGGCTATGGGTTTGACTGCCGATGGCGTAACGCTTCTGGGCCTTGGGTTTGGTTTGCTTTGCGGTGCGTTGATTGGGCTGGGTGCTTACGGCTGGGCGCTTGTGTTTCTCATACTCAGCCGCTTGGCCGACGGCCTTGATGGCGCGGTCGCAAGGGCAACCCAAAAGACAGATCGTGGCGGCTACCTCGATATCGTGTGCGACTATGCCTTTTACGCCGCTGTCCCATTGGGATTTGCTATTGCAGATCCCGCCGCCAACGCGATTGCAGCCTGTGTTTTACTGTTCGCGTTCTACATTAATGGTGGGTCGTTTCTCGGCTACGCCATCCTCGCAGAGAAGCACCAGATGACCACCGAGCTGCGCGGCTCAAAGTCGCTGTACTTCACTGGCGGATTGGCAGAGGGCACGGAAACGATAGCAGTCTTCGCGCTGGCATGCCTTGTGCCCGCCTGGTTCCCTTGGTTGGCCTATGGCTTTGCAGCGATCACACTGATCACGGCGGTCAGTCGCATCATCATGGCGTGGCAAACGTTTGATCCCGACAGCGCTTAA
- a CDS encoding IS1595 family transposase, with protein sequence MAQHFLLSAQARTLSLKDIYKGGEDKAYETFKRLRWPETAGEPVCPKCGHCEAYDITTRRKFKCKACHAQFSVTSGTIFASRKMDFTDLLGAICIFVNAVKGLSALQLSRDLDCQYKTAFVLAHKLREVLGRDVHTGEAMEGHVEVDGAYFGGHIRPHNVAEKRVDRRLKRHQTGKRRVVVAFRERLGRTLPFITKSEAEGVDLAKMHVDRMATMSADEASHWDMLHAGWDVDRVNHSAAYSDHGKHTNWVESYFARLRRMVTGQHHHVSPRYLYQYANHAAWLEDHRRCDNGSNAMTIVAGAMAAPVSRDWKGYWQR encoded by the coding sequence ATGGCGCAGCACTTCCTTCTTTCGGCCCAAGCCCGCACCTTGTCCCTCAAAGACATCTACAAGGGTGGCGAAGATAAGGCCTATGAGACGTTCAAGCGCCTACGGTGGCCGGAGACAGCTGGTGAGCCCGTCTGCCCTAAGTGTGGTCACTGTGAAGCCTATGACATCACCACGCGCCGCAAGTTCAAGTGCAAGGCCTGCCACGCCCAATTCAGCGTGACTTCGGGCACCATCTTTGCCAGCCGCAAGATGGACTTCACCGATCTGCTTGGCGCGATCTGCATCTTTGTCAATGCGGTCAAGGGCCTGTCTGCGTTGCAGTTGAGCCGTGACCTGGATTGCCAGTACAAGACGGCATTCGTGCTGGCTCACAAGCTGCGTGAAGTGCTGGGCCGTGACGTGCACACCGGTGAAGCCATGGAAGGCCATGTTGAGGTGGACGGTGCATACTTCGGCGGTCATATTCGCCCGCACAACGTTGCAGAGAAGCGCGTTGATCGCCGCTTGAAACGCCACCAGACCGGCAAGCGTCGTGTTGTCGTCGCGTTCCGTGAACGCCTAGGACGCACGCTGCCCTTCATCACCAAGTCAGAAGCCGAAGGCGTTGACCTTGCAAAGATGCACGTTGACCGCATGGCCACCATGTCAGCGGATGAAGCATCGCACTGGGACATGTTGCACGCGGGCTGGGATGTTGACCGCGTCAATCACTCCGCAGCGTACAGCGACCACGGCAAGCATACGAATTGGGTTGAAAGCTATTTCGCGCGTTTGCGTCGTATGGTGACGGGTCAACACCACCATGTGTCACCGCGTTATCTGTACCAGTACGCGAACCATGCCGCATGGCTTGAAGATCATCGCCGCTGTGACAACGGCAGCAACGCGATGACGATAGTTGCGGGTGCAATGGCAGCGCCAGTAAGCCGTGACTGGAAAGGATATTGGCAGCGGTAG
- a CDS encoding helix-turn-helix domain-containing protein: MSASKIIDGLQEALDVSRGDATARMRVVRVPENVDVKAIRQGLGMSQQGFAFAFGFSLATVRNWEQGRRVPEKPARMLLKIIEEYPQALEVLERDTESVAEA, encoded by the coding sequence ATGTCTGCTTCAAAAATCATAGACGGCCTGCAAGAGGCTCTTGACGTCTCAAGGGGCGACGCAACGGCGCGTATGCGCGTCGTGCGTGTACCTGAAAACGTGGATGTCAAAGCCATTCGTCAGGGCCTTGGCATGTCTCAACAGGGTTTTGCTTTTGCTTTCGGGTTTTCTCTTGCCACTGTTCGTAATTGGGAGCAGGGGCGACGCGTGCCCGAAAAGCCCGCGCGGATGCTCTTGAAGATCATTGAGGAATATCCCCAAGCACTTGAAGTGCTTGAGCGCGATACCGAAAGCGTGGCTGAGGCCTAG
- a CDS encoding addiction module toxin RelE: MKIVQLNRGDCGYPITVAELKGVSRQLEKLLGEDEVNALVDFIAHNPESGVVMPNTNGIRKLRWNLRGKGKSRGMRVIYFFHDLNMPLFLLAVYSKGEKLRPTKREEKQMRDLVNSLKAEHRRKWEELIEATNSASCA; the protein is encoded by the coding sequence ATGAAGATCGTGCAACTTAACCGAGGTGACTGCGGCTACCCTATCACAGTTGCAGAACTAAAGGGTGTCAGTAGACAACTCGAAAAGCTGTTAGGCGAAGATGAGGTCAACGCGCTTGTGGACTTCATTGCCCACAATCCTGAGTCCGGCGTCGTCATGCCAAACACAAACGGCATAAGGAAGCTGCGTTGGAATTTACGGGGCAAGGGCAAGTCGCGGGGAATGCGGGTCATCTACTTCTTTCATGACCTAAACATGCCACTGTTTCTTTTGGCGGTTTACAGCAAGGGCGAGAAACTACGTCCAACAAAGCGGGAGGAGAAACAAATGCGAGACCTGGTGAACAGTCTAAAGGCGGAGCACCGCCGCAAGTGGGAGGAACTTATCGAGGCCACGAACAGCGCAAGCTGCGCTTAA
- a CDS encoding transporter substrate-binding domain-containing protein, which translates to MNKPLFFLAILIPVVACLLVGHTVSSHAQVLNPSQSAQQQSQGAGLSGLRFINPRSRIALPEPMPGPVLRFVIADDFPPFAFIDGEGRLVGLHVDLVRRLCDVLELACTVQARRFDQVLSAVETDPVNLVLVAGLSVSEELAQSISFSLPYFRFAGRFASLRAANTNSIADGWVERAQIGVIEGTAHNAFLQSAYRRANITSFPTATAMFQALRRGDVSHVFGDGADLAFWLAGSRSGDCCQFVGEPLFSNRYFGEGLTMAVPRGQPELIQAINAGLARLENSGELETIILTAFPLDPLGLN; encoded by the coding sequence ATGAACAAGCCCCTGTTTTTCTTGGCTATCTTGATACCGGTCGTAGCATGTCTGCTTGTTGGCCACACGGTGTCTTCGCACGCGCAGGTCCTCAATCCCTCGCAGAGTGCACAACAACAGAGCCAGGGCGCGGGTTTGTCGGGACTGCGCTTCATCAATCCGCGCAGCCGGATTGCGTTACCGGAACCGATGCCCGGCCCAGTCTTGCGGTTCGTGATAGCCGACGATTTTCCACCCTTCGCATTTATCGACGGGGAAGGTCGCTTGGTCGGGCTTCACGTTGATCTGGTCAGGCGTCTTTGTGATGTCCTGGAACTTGCCTGCACCGTTCAAGCGCGACGGTTTGATCAGGTGCTGTCAGCCGTGGAGACCGACCCGGTCAACCTGGTACTTGTCGCTGGGTTGTCCGTTTCGGAGGAACTGGCGCAATCCATCAGCTTTTCGCTTCCCTACTTCCGTTTCGCTGGCCGTTTTGCGTCGTTACGCGCCGCAAACACAAACAGCATCGCGGACGGCTGGGTTGAACGGGCTCAGATCGGGGTTATCGAAGGTACGGCACACAACGCGTTCTTGCAGTCTGCCTACCGGCGCGCAAACATCACCAGCTTTCCCACCGCGACCGCTATGTTCCAGGCCTTGCGACGCGGCGATGTCAGTCATGTTTTCGGGGATGGTGCAGATCTGGCTTTTTGGCTTGCGGGATCACGTTCGGGGGATTGCTGCCAATTTGTTGGGGAGCCGCTGTTCTCCAATCGGTACTTCGGCGAGGGGCTCACAATGGCCGTGCCACGTGGCCAGCCTGAACTCATTCAGGCGATTAATGCGGGGCTGGCCCGTCTTGAGAACTCCGGCGAGTTGGAAACCATCATCCTGACTGCGTTTCCTCTTGACCCGCTGGGTTTGAATTAA